In a single window of the Dreissena polymorpha isolate Duluth1 chromosome 3, UMN_Dpol_1.0, whole genome shotgun sequence genome:
- the LOC127870747 gene encoding uncharacterized protein LOC127870747, which produces MECQADGSWKPSITCTLYDCGSPPVPQNANVQLYGKVTYGTLAALSCKTGYKPQSTNYIVCLVGGWTPSSLTCQIKTCPDVPVLPNGEVTLTTGEITYNSTATLRCKSGYVVSGPNVSVCQEIVEPFLLFRMESSQLSPETSAPTSSTEQTTATSSEPTSSTEQTTTTSAPASSAETSASTSSTEQTTATSSEPTSSTEQTTTTSAPASSTEVTTTTNPTTTSSAPTSITEPTTTTSSPASITDPTTTTTSSTDPTTPTSAPTSSTDPTTATSAPTPSTDPTTTTNPIASTSAPTSITDPTTTSAPAPSTDPTTTTSARTSSTEPTSTTIAPISSTESTTTPSAPTSITEPTTLSNAPISITEPITTTSSPTSITEPTTTTSAPT; this is translated from the exons ATGGAATGCCAAGCGGATGGCTCTTGGAAACCTTCAATAACTTGCACATTATACG ACTGCGGTTCACCACCAGTTCCGCAAAACGCAAATGTTCAGCTATATGGAAAGGTTACCTATGGAACGCTTGCTGCGTTATCGTGCAAAACAGGGTACAAACCTCAAAGCACCAACTACATTGTTTGTCTCGTCGGCGGTTGGACACCAAGTAGTCTCACGTGTCAGATAAAAA CATGTCCGGATGTACCAGTCCTGCCGAACGGTGAGGTGACACTCACTACCGGAGAAATCACGTACAACTCCACCGCCACTCTGCGGTGTAAAAGCGGCTACGTTGTATCGGGGCCAAATGTGTCCGTCTGTCAAGAG ATTGTGGAGCCGTTCCTGTTATTCCGAATGGAATCATCACAGCTCTCACCGGAA actagtgcaccaacatctagcactgaacaAACCACTGCTACTTCCAGTGaaccaacatctagcactgaacaaaccactactactagtgcaccagcATCTAGCGCTGAA actagtgcatcaacatctagcactgaacaAACCACTGCTACTTCCAGTGAACCGACATCTAGTACTGAAcaaaccactactactagtgcaccagcATCTAGCACTGAAGTTACCACTACTACAA ACCCAACCACTACTTCTAGTGCACCAACATCAAtcactgaaccaaccactactactagttcACCAGCATCTATTACAGACCCAACCACTACTACAA cATCTAGCACAGACCCAACCACTcctactagtgcaccaacatctagcacaGACCCAACCACtgctactagtgcaccaacaccTAGCACAGACCCAACCACTACTACAA ACCCAATCGCTTCaactagtgcaccaacatctataACAGACCCAACCACTACTAGTGCACCAGCACCTAGCACAGACCCAACCACTACTACAAGTGCACgaacatctagcactgaaccaacctCTACTACAATAGCACCAATATCTAGCACTGAATCAACCACTACTCCTAGTGCACCAACATCAATCACTGAACCAACCACTCTTTCTAATGCACCAATATCAATCACTGAACCAATCACTACTACTAGTTCACCAACATCGAtcactgaaccaaccactactacaagtgcaccaaca